DNA sequence from the Dreissena polymorpha isolate Duluth1 chromosome 3, UMN_Dpol_1.0, whole genome shotgun sequence genome:
AGTATTGAAGTAAGAGTTATGTACATTGTATTCTGCATATATTATCTCCGTTCTATATCATTATATGAAGTTCTAGACATTAAATTCAAAGGAAGTTCTGTTCCGTGCAAGAAGATTGTTAGACGGACGATGCGACAATGAGATAACCCAAAGTTCACGTCGggagcaaaaaaaaacaaaacaacaacactaagcTGTAAGGcaataaatttcataaaaacGAGGAAACACTGGAAAAGCGGAATAAATCAAGGAACGTGGGTTCACAGTGCTAAGAAAGGTAACTGCGTGCCACACATTTACAAGCATAATGCTGAAAGTATGCCAAACACCGAGCAGTTGGATTTGTGTTACAACTTTCCGAATGATCCATAAGTTTGTGTCCAAAGGTACTGAAGCGGCTGTAAGATGTTCGCCAAAACCAGATTTAAGAGACAAAAGTTTCATGTCATTacatttttaataagtttcaTTGTTGAAGTCGGCTTATAACAGGATATTATtgctgtatatattttatataacaaatttaaatttaatcactCGATAGTTACATAGACGTTAAAACAATCCTATATCCATTTTTACGCGTTACGAGGTCTGCAGTAAAGAAAaactatgcagtccgcacaggctaataagggatgacactttccacttttatgacatttttcgttaaaatgaagtctcttcttagcaaaaattcaatttaggcggaaagtgtcgtccctgattagcctgtgcacaggctaatctggtatgacattttactcacatgcattatgcccagtttactCAGAACGCGACTAAATTCAACGTTAACTCTACTGTTTGGCAATGCCATAGTGGAAAAATGGCTTTTTATAAGGAATGAATACACACTTGTTCGAACATAACAATTTTTATCGAGAGTATGCGTGGTTGTCAATGTTTTTTTCCCCGAAGTTTCGACTGCTCTATGTACGCCTGAGAAAATGTGAAGAAGAAGCGTGAAGCCATGCACGGAAACTGGCTACTCCACTCACCCGTTTTACCACGTGCGATTTCTTAACTACGAACTTTTGACGCTTCTTGCCTGCACTATAATATGGGTCCATTGACTGCAAGGGAATTGCATATGAACAATTCGGTGACCAtttaatggaaacaaaatatGTCCGCCGAGGTAAGTATGTATTTGCAAATTCAGAAAAAATGCATGTTACCTGCGTGGCAGATCTGCATTTGCACCCAAAGGTTTACAAAGCTGCTACTACATAAACAAGTCAATTAACTTTTTAAATTCACAGTTGTAAGCTTGTTTTTTTCTCAGTTAAGCTGGCTTTTATTCTCTTATATATATATGCCGAGAGGCAGGCTTTGATCATTGATCTCGAGATTTTATATACAACTTCAAATTTAAAAACCGCTAATGCACAAGGATGAAAAAAACTTTGAGTGTTTTTAAAAagctataatatattattttttgcaccttaacacaaaacaaaaaagcatTCAGTAAATTTAAGTCTACAATTCAAATCCATTTATATGCGTAAAACTCACCAGGTCAATATTATCAAAAGATGACAGCGAGCCAAGAGCGTCtacgtcatcgtcgtcgtcatctcCCAGGCCGTCGCTGACGAAGCCGGATTTTGGATCGATGGTTTTCTTGCCGGGTGGGCATGTGATCATGTGCTCGGCGTCGCACGGGCAGTCCTGTTGCTCCAAGAGGCGCCGGTTGTTCTCGGGCGTGTTCTCAAACTCCTTAACGCACGTATCCGGTCCTGTGGGGAATAGTTTTAAACACGCCTTTCACCAAAAACCTTAAGGTAATCAGGTTAAACTATATCTAAGTGTACTCGAAAATGTTATCTTAATTTGATGAACCGGTACATGTGTTATTTGTATTCATACTTTTATCcaattaccagatgaaaatcgatagtataacaacgatcgtataaacatgagctttatactatcgctatttttagaccatggttttccgatctctatcttaagaacactatatgtttcaatgtgacgtcatagcaaatgatgacgttgaagtaaacaaacacttcggagtcaacttggaaaaccagcgttgtttctttgaattttaaagtatttttactctttttgaacgataaacgaccacaaaataataggataaatagaatattgtgtgagttttggataaagattaagtttatcatgctcggcacgaaccatgttctaagcctcgcatgataaacttgatctatatccaaaactcacataatattctctatatattcaaTCAATTTAAGCTTAACACAAGAATATCAGTTTAACTGacggatgctccccgatgatgcgctttgacAATATATgcgttaataaccacctaaacaagagatgtgtttgtcagaaacacaatgccccctaatgcgccgctttttcatttttttgaccttttaccttgaaggatgaccttgaccttttaccactcaaaatgtgcagctccatgagatacacatgcatgccaaatatgaagttgctatgttgaatatttaaaaagttattgcaaaactttactgtaagtagttttgggacagaattgttatgccctttgaccttgaaagatgagcttgaccttgacctttcaccactcaaaatgtgcagctccatgagatacacatgcatgccatgcaatgttcaatatttcaaaagtttttgcacagaatgacagacagaaagaaagaaagaaagaaagaaagaaagaaagaaagacggtacaaaaacaataaacccccgatctatcgatccggggggaATAAAAATCTATATTAGCGtcggtgaccttgaccgtgaccccagtgacctcaatccTGATCAAAagttagaggtccatgcaaggtacctacatgccaaacagtgctccagctaggcctaaatcgaagggcgccccgccctgccctcccgaacctccgccctgaccttcctagggccccccctgcccttacaaaaaaaaagttgtttttttttttttacatattatgatgattaataaatctcttattaaaatacattgtaattaatttattcctcattgtagtcattaaatttgaattgtttaatgacgatgggaataatttattcttacaattattaataacatataaattaacatgcatgaggaagcattctagaaacgcccgcgcgctcgaaagtgcccttttgacaaaatactgcgcatccaaagtgcccttttgacaaaaaatccccctgcccttttcaaatcctagctgcagcattgccaaatatgaaagagatcggtaaagaatggaaggtgctatgagaaactgtaacaaaagtgtgacggaaaaatctattattagcctcggtgactttgaccttgaccctagtgacctcaaacctcatcaaaaggtagaggtccatgcaaggtacctacatgccaaatatgaaagagatctgtaaagtattgaaggtgctatgagaaactgtaacaaaagtgtgacggaaggaaggaagtaaggaacttcaaactggcaactatatgctccaccgaaaatatttcggggagcataaaaagagttttcttttcttttccttTGGATATCACTTCATTTGCAGATCACACGCTTATTGTGCAGTATAAAGGGCATATAGTAGATATATAATGACGTTTGTAGCAACTATTTCAAATGTCTATGGCCGACATATCTGATTACGAGACTTTTCGGATTCATTCAATCATCTGGATGTAAGTAAACACCTTACCACCTTCTTAAAGTACAAGGTTGACGTGGTATTGACaatcataaatataaaacttaagtGATAAAAAATTGATTGCCAGCTCACAGATTTGGCTGGTTCTGAGAATGGCTCGTGTTAAATTCATGTCGTCATAACAAACCGCGTGTGTTTTTTATCGGAAACATTTAGAAAACGACATTTATTGAGGAAAATATAAATGCTGATATTTATTAAAAGATTGCTGAACAACAAGATAATTATGCTGCATCTGGTAAAGTTTTAGTTACTATTAAAGTGGTTACAGCAAGGGAGGTTTTCGGTTTCGAGCGTTTGAAAAAACAATCAACAACTGTAAATGTCAAAGTTATACAGCCATTTTACGAATGTCCTCACCTGTGTAACCCTGGGGACAAGGGTTAGGCGGAGTGCAGTAAGACGGCAGCACTTTGTCCGTCTTCACTTCCGCTTCGTCTTCTTGCCTGCCAGTGCCGCCTGCAAAAGCGGGATGTCCACAGTAAGATACTGTTGTCCAtgattttacaattttacattttGGTAATAAAACGGCGATTACTGTCAAAAGAAATAACGAAGCGCAAACCGTTTACTAGATTAGTAAAAGTTCAAACTCGCACTGTTTTCTACGAACAAAATGATTGCTGGTggattatatttatgaaatatattttcaagTGTGGAAGTAAAATATTTCTAATTTGCGTACAAAAATAATTAAGTTAGGAAGAATATTGCAGAGTTTTTAATGACTGCCTATCCGCAGCTGATTTGTTGAGCGTTTAGTGATAACAGGTTCCAATGTTTATGAGTTTTATTTCTATTGATATCAAAGACAAAGTACATTCAAATGATTTTGCTGCGatattattttgcaaaatttcataattttGCTTTCCCTTCATCTTGAAATACTGTGATGCACGAACAATAGTCCTTCATTTACCCTTTTCATAATGCACATGAACCCAATCCAATTAAGGAGGGCGTACATATCTAACTTCTCAAGTTTTAAAAGAATTCCTACATTTTCCCAAAATGTAAAAGTTTCCCAGCAGCACACATTTCCAATTTTTAAAAACTATATAATAATTAAGTAATTATTCTGCAATAAAAATAGACGTGACCATTAAGACTCACCAGAGATGAACTGGTAACCGGAAATAGGGAGCTGGCTCATGTACTCCTGGTCCCTAAGGGCCGCCTCGCCATAGTCGCGTGCTTCTTTAGGGGCCCCCATGGCCATCGGGTCTGGGTAGTAGTCCGTGCTGAGCTTATCACTGTAGAATACGAACCAACCATGCAAGGAATTCATTATAAAATCAACACTTTAAACAGTACAAGAACAATGTATGACAAACCgagtaaaacaaaatcatatcaattacatttaaatatacagCTACGCGTATTGTAATACTcatattgcaatatttattattctatGAAAAGCTGCGACACAGCGCTAGTTATTTCTTCAACTAAGTCTTGCTAAGAAAGTAGCATCGCGACCACGTGCTATTTACCTGTACAAGAAACATTTTGATTATTACGGGCGATGAAACGCTGGTGATACTCCTTTGGTCGGCTGCCTTTAAGCTTATATCACGTACCCGGGTATATTGACGTATACTTGAAAGTACCATTTGCActacaagtacatgtatgtagtatCAGAGCCGACAACAACCAATAGAGCGCTAGTGACATATACGAGGCAACGCAAGATTAAGACCGCCACAAGCTACCTGTATGTGTCGTCCGGGTAGTATCCGTGTAGAGACTTCATGTTGTACAGGTACTGCAGGTCGGCCAGGAAGTCCCCGTATGAGGAGGCCCGTATCCGAGCAACCAGGAATACCAGCCCGATTAGCTCTACAAACTGCATGCCGTTGGTGTGTTCTTCAGATGGCGACTTTCTATGTCAAATGAAAGCAATCCTTTGGAAAAATGTTCATTCGATCTTCTTGAAAGAATACATAATACGCAATTATAACCATAACGTATTCCCGTGAATATTATACGAGAAAAATTAAAATAGACATTTAATATAATTGATTTACACAACCTGAATGTGCGAGTAATGCGTATATATGCGTCCTGCTGTTTCGTGATTAAAATTTCATAGTCTGATGGGTATGTCGATTTTACAGTTCATTTATGACAATAACAGAACGTAGCAAGAATCCCCAAACGAAAAAGGTGTGTAATTACGGCATAAGCTGATAACAAACaactatattttcattttatacgTACATAAAAGA
Encoded proteins:
- the LOC127871854 gene encoding uncharacterized protein LOC127871854 isoform X2, whose amino-acid sequence is MQFVELIGLVFLVARIRASSYGDFLADLQYLYNMKSLHGYYPDDTYSDKLSTDYYPDPMAMGAPKEARDYGEAALRDQEYMSQLPISGYQFISGGTGRQEDEAEVKTDKVLPSYCTPPNPCPQGYTGPDTCVKEFENTPENNRRLLEQQDCPCDAEHMITCPPGKKTIDPKSGFVSDGLGDDDDDDVDALGSLSSFDNIDLDTPATPDDFSDMFPLMTEKMGDLGLNPYRQMYGKSPKSVVKKASP
- the LOC127871854 gene encoding uncharacterized protein LOC127871854 isoform X1, with amino-acid sequence MQFVELIGLVFLVARIRASSYGDFLADLQYLYNMKSLHGYYPDDTYSDKLSTDYYPDPMAMGAPKEARDYGEAALRDQEYMSQLPISGYQFISGGTGRQEDEAEVKTDKVLPSYCTPPNPCPQGYTGPDTCVKEFENTPENNRRLLEQQDCPCDAEHMITCPPGKKTIDPKSGFVSDGLGDDDDDDVDALGSLSSFDNIDLSMDPYYSAGKKRQKFVVKKSHVVKRDTPATPDDFSDMFPLMTEKMGDLGLNPYRQMYGKSPKSVVKKASP